In one Lycium barbarum isolate Lr01 chromosome 7, ASM1917538v2, whole genome shotgun sequence genomic region, the following are encoded:
- the LOC132603384 gene encoding uncharacterized protein LOC132603384 encodes MKELWNKWRGYLHAQYVKNNPIQQALKNMPKGVDKKEWEWLVKEHFTSESFQARCNRNAANRAKLKMPHHIGSKPIREIIYQKGGKYDNPPDLGTVFFETRKKDNKLVEPEAVEKHAQIEEMVQSEPSLSSIEIVEKSCGPQTRSHVFGFGVGVKAKDLKGGTSSKAELLSALRSTQEEENSLNEKNKSLNDRLSALEDEMKEIKKIKEFFAAQQSYVPPTTSPVSTE; translated from the exons GAGAGGATACTTGCATGCACAATATGTGAAAAATAATCCAATCCAACAGGCTCTTAAGAATATGCCAAAGGGAGTAGACAAGAAAGAATGGGAGTGGTTAGTAAAAGAACATTTTACTTCAGAAAGTTTTCAG GCGAGATGCAACAGGAATGCAGCAAATCGAGCTAAGTTGAAGATGCCTCATCATATTGGTAGCAAGCCTATTCGAGAGATTATTTATCAAAAG GGCGGGAAATATGACAATCCACCAGATTTGGGGACTGTTTTCTTCGAGACTCGTAAGAAAGATAACAAGCTTGTTGAACCTGAAGCAGTTGAAAAACAT GCTCAGATCGAAGAAATGGTACAATCGGAGCCATCTCTATCTAGCATAGAGATTGTCGAAAAATCTTGTGGACCTCAAACTCGTAGCCATGTATTTGGCTTTGGGGTTGGAGTAaaggcgaaagacttgaaaggtGGAACCTCTTCAAAGGCTGAATTGTTGTCTGCGCTACGTTCGactcaagaagaagaaaattccTTGAATGAGAAAAATAAATCCTTGAATGATCGCTTGTCTGCATTAGAAGATGAGATGaaagaaattaagaaaataaaagaattctTTGCCGCTCAACAATCATATGTCCCGCCTACGACATCGCCCGTTTCAACTGAATGA